A single genomic interval of Planctomycetota bacterium harbors:
- a CDS encoding prenyltransferase/squalene oxidase repeat-containing protein, translated as MTRAATLVACVLAAATPTLAQPAPPPAQHGAPAPAHPDAAALASRTIEFLRSRQDPASGGWNVAPGRPVFPAITALVVQGMLANGVDPADPAVARGVAFLLSRQQPDGGIYDSILPSYNTAISLAALARIPAPDAKLKDAIARAQTFLKGLQYGEGAVTRDGAVDAAEAVDRSHPYYGGWGYGNHGRPDMSNTSFAVEALRVSGLPETDPAFRRALVFLQRCQMQHTAPDGTVINDSPFAAGSTQGGFIYATSINKDQVGSGQTNAGEITESLSGPPGLAARVRLTKKEGDKPVTLTRDEVRARVSKAIADANTPALRTIGETCVITFNQGFTGAGGSDFEIRCGLTDEKLFGSLVAQAFTDLSDAPVEVRKVAHWQGESRLRAYGSMTYSGFKSYLYAGLTPTDPRVIAAKDWIRRNYTLDENPGVGTDGLYYYLLVFARALGATGDDVVMTLPAQDVPTARPADGRTPGSPATPDSSASPGNSAASGQAAPRRWRDDLVARLATLAQPDGSMTPVDDRWMENDPVLISAYALNALGEARK; from the coding sequence ATGACACGCGCCGCCACCCTCGTCGCCTGCGTACTCGCCGCCGCCACCCCGACGCTCGCCCAGCCCGCCCCGCCGCCCGCCCAGCACGGGGCACCGGCCCCCGCCCACCCCGACGCCGCGGCCCTTGCGTCACGCACCATCGAGTTCCTGCGCTCCAGGCAGGACCCCGCGAGCGGCGGCTGGAACGTCGCGCCCGGGCGGCCCGTCTTCCCCGCCATCACCGCCCTCGTCGTGCAGGGCATGCTCGCCAACGGCGTCGACCCCGCCGACCCCGCCGTCGCGCGGGGCGTCGCCTTCCTGCTCTCCCGCCAGCAGCCCGACGGCGGGATCTACGACTCCATCCTGCCCTCGTACAACACCGCCATCTCGCTCGCCGCCCTCGCGCGCATCCCCGCCCCGGACGCGAAACTCAAGGACGCCATCGCCCGGGCCCAGACCTTCCTGAAGGGCCTGCAATACGGCGAGGGCGCCGTGACGCGCGACGGCGCCGTCGACGCCGCCGAGGCCGTCGATCGCTCGCACCCGTACTACGGCGGCTGGGGCTACGGCAACCACGGCCGCCCGGACATGTCGAACACGTCCTTCGCGGTCGAGGCCCTGCGCGTCTCGGGCCTGCCCGAGACCGACCCCGCCTTCCGCCGCGCGCTCGTCTTCCTGCAGCGCTGCCAGATGCAGCACACCGCGCCCGACGGCACGGTGATCAACGACTCGCCCTTCGCGGCGGGCAGCACCCAGGGCGGGTTCATCTACGCCACCAGCATCAACAAGGACCAGGTCGGCAGCGGGCAGACCAACGCCGGCGAGATCACCGAGAGCCTCTCGGGCCCGCCCGGGCTCGCCGCCCGCGTGCGCCTCACGAAGAAGGAGGGCGACAAGCCCGTCACGCTCACCCGCGACGAGGTCCGCGCCCGCGTGTCGAAGGCCATCGCCGACGCGAACACGCCCGCGCTGCGCACCATCGGCGAGACCTGCGTCATCACCTTCAACCAGGGCTTCACGGGCGCCGGCGGGAGCGACTTCGAGATCCGCTGCGGCTTGACCGACGAGAAACTCTTCGGGAGCCTCGTCGCCCAGGCCTTCACCGATCTGTCCGACGCGCCCGTCGAGGTCAGGAAGGTCGCGCACTGGCAGGGCGAAAGCCGCCTGCGCGCCTACGGCTCCATGACGTACTCGGGCTTCAAGAGCTACCTGTACGCCGGGCTCACGCCGACCGACCCGCGCGTCATCGCGGCCAAGGACTGGATCCGCCGCAACTACACGCTCGACGAAAACCCCGGCGTGGGCACCGACGGGCTGTATTACTACCTGCTCGTCTTCGCCCGCGCGCTCGGCGCGACCGGCGACGATGTCGTGATGACGCTGCCCGCGCAGGATGTCCCGACGGCCCGACCGGCCGACGGCCGCACACCCGGCTCGCCCGCGACCCCTGATTCGTCCGCATCACCCGGCAACAGCGCGGCGTCCGGTCAGGCCGCGCCCCGCCGCTGGCGCGACGACCTCGTCGCCCGCCTCGCCACCCTCGCGCAGCCCGACGGCTCGATGACGCCCGTCGACGACCGCTGGATGGAGAACGACCCGGTGCTCATCAGCGCCTACGCGCTCAACGCCCTGGGCGAGGCGCGGAAGTAG
- a CDS encoding RsmE family RNA methyltransferase, with product MGVHAVLLDHAPRAGDIARISGDDAHHALRVRRLGEGDLLALRDGAGLVGTGTILRTAKHDGLWTLDVRVDDARVLPPEQPALHVLACAPKGERLADMIDGLSQAGAASWAPLRTARSIVDPRETKLDRLARVTRESLKQCGRAWALRIEPPVDLLDLRRDGTLAGAIVADASGPPYERRGGPALTLLVGPEGGWTPDELAAMRDAGATPASFGRHVMRTEVAAVVAAACVMHLERPAP from the coding sequence ATGGGCGTCCACGCCGTGCTGCTCGACCACGCCCCCCGTGCCGGTGACATCGCGCGCATCTCGGGCGACGACGCGCACCACGCCCTGCGCGTGCGACGCCTCGGCGAGGGCGATCTCCTCGCCCTGCGCGACGGCGCCGGCCTCGTCGGCACGGGCACGATCCTCCGCACCGCCAAGCACGACGGCCTCTGGACCCTCGACGTGCGCGTCGACGACGCCCGCGTCCTGCCCCCCGAGCAGCCCGCCCTGCACGTGCTCGCCTGCGCGCCCAAGGGCGAGCGCCTCGCCGACATGATCGATGGCCTGTCGCAGGCCGGGGCCGCCTCGTGGGCCCCGCTCCGCACCGCCCGCTCCATCGTCGACCCGCGTGAAACCAAGCTCGACCGCCTCGCGCGCGTCACCCGCGAGTCGCTCAAGCAGTGCGGGCGGGCGTGGGCGCTGCGCATCGAGCCCCCCGTCGATCTCCTTGACTTGCGCCGCGACGGCACCCTGGCCGGCGCGATCGTCGCCGACGCCAGCGGGCCACCCTACGAACGCCGCGGGGGGCCCGCCCTCACGCTCCTCGTGGGCCCCGAGGGCGGTTGGACCCCCGACGAACTCGCCGCCATGCGCGACGCCGGCGCCACGCCCGCCTCCTTCGGGCGGCACGTGATGCGCACCGAGGTCGCCGCCGTCGTCGCGGCGGCGTGCGTCATGCACCTCGAACGCCCCGCCCCATAG
- a CDS encoding alpha/beta fold hydrolase, whose protein sequence is MTTVAPRRARALRLVRRLLVLALIGYAALAGMLYVKQDAMLFPRQYTHLHPDSTPPTGARGVVVTLADGTSVEGWYRPGAGRSPESPGPGVIFCHGNAELIDDRLDVMREYSSRGVGVLLMEYPGYGRSTGAPSETSIREAGARFFDLLAGFPEVDPSRIVAHGVSLGGGAAGQIARERPVAGLVLTSTFTSVASFAGRYYVPELLVRHPFRTDDVLRTFDGPVLIFHGVDDEIVPVAHGRALAAIARRATYVETPGRHNNYPPDPRAHWAQIDAFFRANAWLPAE, encoded by the coding sequence ATGACCACCGTGGCTCCGCGTCGCGCACGGGCTCTGCGGCTTGTTCGGCGTCTGCTGGTGCTCGCGCTCATCGGGTACGCGGCTCTGGCCGGGATGCTGTACGTGAAGCAGGACGCCATGCTGTTTCCGCGGCAGTACACGCACCTGCACCCGGACAGCACGCCGCCGACCGGGGCCCGCGGCGTGGTGGTGACGCTGGCCGACGGAACGTCCGTGGAGGGCTGGTACCGGCCCGGCGCCGGCCGCTCGCCAGAAAGCCCCGGCCCGGGCGTCATCTTCTGCCACGGCAACGCCGAGCTCATCGACGACCGCCTCGACGTGATGCGCGAGTACTCGTCCCGCGGCGTCGGGGTGCTGCTCATGGAGTATCCCGGCTACGGCCGGTCCACAGGCGCGCCCTCCGAGACGTCGATCCGCGAGGCGGGCGCCCGGTTCTTCGACCTGCTCGCCGGCTTCCCGGAGGTCGACCCGTCGCGCATCGTGGCGCACGGCGTGTCGCTCGGGGGCGGGGCCGCGGGTCAGATCGCGCGCGAGCGCCCCGTCGCGGGCCTCGTGCTCACCTCCACGTTCACCAGCGTCGCGTCGTTCGCCGGCCGGTACTACGTGCCCGAACTGCTGGTGCGCCACCCCTTCCGCACCGACGACGTGCTCCGCACCTTCGACGGGCCTGTGCTGATCTTCCACGGCGTGGACGACGAGATCGTCCCCGTCGCGCACGGGCGGGCGCTCGCGGCGATCGCACGCCGCGCCACGTATGTTGAGACCCCCGGACGCCACAACAACTACCCGCCTGATCCGCGGGCGCACTGGGCGCAGATCGACGCGTTCTTCCGAGCAAACGCCTGGCTGCCGGCCGAGTAA
- a CDS encoding YkgJ family cysteine cluster protein, which translates to MSDAPDQTPPEPPTPEREFSEASPAPTAPPPREWFDLPDETGEAGLRFACTMCGNCCTGPEGYVLVTDDECAAMARRLGIEINAFLEAHTRSTRRGRSLTEVQTSFGLDCVFLDRTRVPGKAVCAVYEDRPAQCRTWPYWKSNLLSRHAWERAKRTCPGMDTGTRSTPVQIRVLRERVDI; encoded by the coding sequence ATGAGCGACGCGCCCGACCAGACACCCCCGGAACCGCCAACACCCGAACGGGAGTTCTCCGAGGCGTCGCCCGCCCCGACGGCGCCGCCCCCGCGCGAGTGGTTCGACCTGCCGGACGAGACCGGCGAGGCGGGGCTGCGCTTCGCGTGCACGATGTGCGGCAACTGCTGCACGGGGCCCGAGGGCTACGTGCTGGTGACCGACGACGAGTGCGCCGCCATGGCCCGGCGGCTTGGGATCGAGATCAACGCATTTCTCGAGGCCCACACCCGCTCGACGCGGCGCGGGCGATCGCTCACCGAGGTGCAGACGTCGTTCGGGCTCGACTGCGTGTTCCTCGATCGCACGCGCGTGCCGGGCAAGGCGGTGTGCGCCGTGTACGAAGACCGCCCCGCGCAGTGCCGCACCTGGCCCTATTGGAAGAGCAACCTCTTGTCCCGACACGCGTGGGAACGGGCCAAACGCACGTGCCCGGGCATGGACACGGGAACGCGCAGCACCCCCGTGCAGATCCGCGTGCTGCGCGAGCGGGTGGACATCTGA
- a CDS encoding tetratricopeptide repeat protein gives MMRGTGVGSALMVAALVASCAATNRYVLDKCAVETTVEVPHDGDTVPTTLCSYSEEGDLAIGIRQMTARDYADARKSFESAVARTDGNSRRNAYHALGVACEMLGALADAESAYKQANLLDDKAKYERDILRVQKKLGKSK, from the coding sequence ATGATGCGTGGGACGGGTGTGGGAAGTGCGTTGATGGTGGCGGCGCTGGTCGCGTCGTGCGCGGCGACGAACCGCTATGTGCTGGACAAGTGCGCTGTCGAGACAACGGTCGAGGTGCCGCACGACGGCGACACCGTGCCGACGACGCTGTGCTCGTACTCCGAGGAGGGCGATCTCGCGATCGGCATCAGGCAGATGACGGCGCGAGACTACGCCGACGCGCGCAAGTCGTTCGAATCGGCGGTTGCCCGCACCGACGGCAACTCGCGCCGGAACGCGTACCACGCGCTCGGGGTCGCGTGCGAGATGCTGGGCGCGCTGGCGGACGCCGAGTCGGCGTACAAGCAGGCCAACCTGCTGGACGACAAGGCCAAGTACGAGCGCGACATCCTGCGCGTACAGAAGAAGCTCGGCAAGAGCAAGTAG
- a CDS encoding TIGR01777 family oxidoreductase, with product MAKYRRAATIAYAGLPMPRLVVTTPMPARREALFAWHERPGAFDRLLPPWVRGEVLHASGGIRDGGRLTFLVRRGPTRLTWDALHSGYQHGHAFADEQVRGPFARWRHVHRMLDARDPAASLLRDEVDFAVPGGRVGWALARHVLRPDLERMFVFRHLRTRTDLALLGAFERDLRAGRAARVAISGVGGGIGGALASLLRTGGHEVVRLVRRRAGEGEAMLAVGGGQDQIDKAALEGLDAIVHLGGEPVGGGRWTDEKAHAVRASRVESTRALAHAVAELARPPRVLIIASGVGLYGDRGEDELSESAGIGSGFFAEVARDWEGAAAPAREAGVRVVHLRLGVVLAARGGVVGAARGLFALGLGVCPGRGRQWWAWVGLDDVLGAILHTIVSSDLSGGVNVVAPECVRALEFCRTFAGVFDRPLAGRFPAWALRPLAGERSEAALWSTRAVPEKLRASGYRFIEPELEGALRRELGLTRAADSATEIEWS from the coding sequence ATGGCCAAGTATCGGCGCGCCGCGACGATCGCGTACGCTGGGCTGCCGATGCCCCGCCTGGTCGTGACAACCCCCATGCCCGCCCGACGCGAGGCGCTCTTCGCGTGGCACGAGCGCCCCGGCGCCTTTGATCGCCTGTTGCCCCCATGGGTGCGGGGCGAGGTCCTGCACGCGTCCGGGGGCATCCGCGACGGGGGACGCCTGACGTTCCTCGTCCGGCGCGGGCCCACGCGACTCACGTGGGACGCCCTGCACTCGGGCTATCAGCACGGGCACGCCTTCGCCGACGAGCAGGTGCGTGGCCCGTTCGCCCGCTGGCGCCACGTGCACCGGATGCTCGACGCACGCGACCCCGCCGCCAGCCTGCTGCGCGACGAGGTCGACTTCGCGGTGCCGGGCGGGCGCGTGGGCTGGGCGCTGGCGCGGCACGTGCTCCGCCCCGACCTCGAACGCATGTTCGTGTTCCGACACCTGCGCACCCGCACCGATCTCGCGCTGCTCGGCGCCTTCGAGCGCGACCTGCGTGCCGGGCGGGCCGCCCGCGTCGCGATCTCGGGCGTCGGCGGCGGCATCGGCGGCGCGCTCGCCTCGCTGCTGCGCACCGGCGGGCACGAGGTGGTCCGGCTTGTCCGTCGGCGCGCGGGCGAGGGCGAGGCGATGCTGGCCGTCGGGGGCGGGCAGGACCAGATCGACAAGGCGGCGCTCGAAGGGCTCGACGCGATCGTGCACCTGGGGGGCGAGCCGGTCGGCGGCGGGCGCTGGACGGACGAGAAGGCGCACGCGGTGCGTGCGTCGCGCGTCGAGAGCACGCGGGCGCTCGCGCACGCCGTCGCCGAACTCGCCCGCCCGCCGCGGGTGCTGATCATCGCCTCGGGCGTCGGGCTGTACGGCGACCGCGGCGAAGACGAACTGTCCGAGAGCGCGGGCATCGGGAGCGGGTTCTTCGCGGAGGTCGCGCGCGACTGGGAGGGCGCCGCCGCCCCCGCGCGCGAGGCCGGCGTGCGCGTCGTGCACCTGCGCCTGGGTGTCGTGCTCGCGGCGCGCGGCGGGGTGGTCGGCGCGGCGCGCGGGCTCTTTGCGCTCGGGCTGGGCGTGTGCCCCGGGCGCGGGCGTCAGTGGTGGGCGTGGGTCGGGCTCGACGACGTGCTGGGCGCGATCCTGCACACGATCGTGTCGTCGGACCTCTCGGGCGGGGTGAACGTCGTCGCGCCGGAGTGCGTGCGCGCCCTGGAGTTCTGCCGCACCTTCGCGGGCGTCTTCGATCGCCCCCTCGCCGGGCGATTTCCCGCGTGGGCGCTGCGTCCGCTCGCGGGCGAGCGTTCGGAGGCGGCGTTGTGGAGCACGCGCGCCGTGCCCGAGAAACTCCGCGCGAGCGGGTACAGATTCATCGAGCCCGAACTCGAGGGTGCGCTCCGCCGCGAACTGGGCCTCACCCGCGCGGCGGACAGCGCCACCGAGATCGAGTGGTCGTAA
- a CDS encoding MFS transporter: MSAPSTAADQTPTSAASPNGGPSRPTWAILLSHGLGVTLLQSTQMAIWFVFPVLARKRFEANDWQTLIVTASSSVLFALSIFWNDLFSRRSFASYLKTWWVVACVPLALCALAVDYWTLLVPYVISCMGVAGYHPAGGDLLKSLYPAATRGRVYSAMWGASMVFGALMGWGVGEWLEIDHNAFRYYLPAAAGLQLAGIWVFIRLSHRTGHGAGRVMAPARGAGLLKRLVEPISHAKEVLRTDRVFARYEAAYMTYGVGWMIAYALLPMLVTDRLNLKYDEIAFSTQTVYLLALVACLWPAGLLMDRLGPVRSTGLSFGMLAVYPMLYLWADDTYGLSIASLVYGAAHAGASVGWMLGPVALAPTPEKVPQYVAIHATLVGVRGKLFQLLGVGLYMALGDFRVPLVIASLAYVWSCVQMFQLDRVMARTKKAGEIGMAPAPTRGAA; this comes from the coding sequence GTGTCCGCACCGTCCACCGCCGCCGATCAGACCCCGACTTCGGCGGCTTCGCCGAACGGTGGGCCGTCCCGTCCCACCTGGGCGATTCTGCTCTCGCACGGCCTTGGCGTGACGCTGCTGCAGTCCACGCAGATGGCGATCTGGTTCGTCTTTCCGGTGCTGGCGCGCAAGCGGTTCGAGGCGAACGACTGGCAGACGCTGATCGTGACGGCGAGTTCGAGCGTGCTGTTTGCGCTCTCGATTTTCTGGAACGACCTGTTCTCGCGCCGGTCGTTCGCGTCGTACCTCAAGACGTGGTGGGTGGTGGCGTGCGTGCCGCTGGCGTTGTGCGCGCTCGCGGTCGACTACTGGACGCTGCTGGTGCCGTACGTGATCTCGTGCATGGGGGTGGCGGGGTATCACCCGGCGGGGGGTGATCTTCTCAAGAGCCTGTACCCGGCGGCGACGCGCGGGCGGGTGTACAGCGCCATGTGGGGCGCGTCGATGGTGTTCGGGGCGCTCATGGGCTGGGGCGTGGGCGAGTGGCTGGAGATCGACCACAACGCGTTCCGGTACTACCTGCCCGCGGCGGCGGGGCTGCAGTTGGCCGGCATCTGGGTGTTCATCCGGCTGTCGCACCGGACGGGGCACGGGGCGGGGCGGGTGATGGCCCCGGCGCGGGGCGCGGGGCTGCTGAAGCGGCTTGTCGAGCCGATCTCGCACGCGAAGGAAGTGCTGCGGACCGACCGCGTGTTCGCGCGGTACGAGGCCGCGTACATGACCTACGGCGTCGGCTGGATGATCGCGTACGCGCTGCTGCCGATGCTGGTGACCGACCGGCTGAACCTGAAGTACGACGAGATCGCGTTCTCTACGCAGACGGTGTATCTGCTGGCGCTGGTCGCGTGCCTGTGGCCCGCGGGGCTGCTGATGGACCGGCTGGGCCCGGTGCGCAGCACGGGGCTGTCGTTCGGCATGCTGGCGGTGTACCCGATGCTCTATCTGTGGGCCGACGACACGTACGGGCTGTCGATCGCGAGCCTGGTGTACGGGGCGGCCCACGCGGGTGCGAGCGTGGGGTGGATGCTCGGGCCGGTGGCGCTGGCGCCGACGCCCGAGAAGGTGCCGCAGTACGTGGCGATCCACGCGACGCTGGTGGGCGTGCGGGGAAAGCTGTTCCAGTTGCTGGGCGTCGGGCTGTACATGGCGCTGGGCGATTTCCGCGTGCCGCTGGTCATCGCGAGCCTGGCGTACGTGTGGTCGTGCGTGCAGATGTTCCAGTTGGACCGGGTGATGGCGCGCACGAAGAAGGCGGGCGAGATCGGCATGGCCCCCGCCCCGACCCGCGGCGCGGCGTGA
- a CDS encoding cyclodeaminase/cyclohydrolase family protein translates to MTPRRFTDLSLREFFDAVSAKTPAPGGGAVAATTAALGAALGRMVLAYSIGKKSLAPHDGALREADRQLHTLREMFLRLGEEDAEAYALVNELQRLPEGDPRRAGLAAAVRTSIDVPRTVLGACVEMLRRLDDLTAITNPHLRSDLAIAGVLGEAGARSAWWNVRVNVALLEDRAERDALMLEADTLLGKAWTIREVIEGACRA, encoded by the coding sequence ATGACGCCGCGACGATTCACCGACCTGTCCCTGCGGGAGTTCTTCGACGCCGTCAGCGCCAAGACGCCCGCCCCGGGGGGCGGGGCGGTCGCCGCGACGACCGCGGCCCTAGGGGCGGCCCTGGGACGCATGGTCCTCGCCTACAGCATCGGCAAGAAGAGCCTCGCCCCGCACGACGGTGCCCTGCGCGAGGCCGACCGCCAACTGCACACCCTGCGCGAGATGTTCCTGCGCCTGGGCGAGGAAGACGCCGAGGCATACGCCCTCGTCAACGAACTGCAGCGACTGCCCGAGGGCGACCCGCGCCGCGCCGGGCTGGCGGCGGCCGTCCGCACCAGTATCGACGTGCCCCGCACCGTCCTGGGCGCGTGCGTTGAGATGCTGCGTCGGCTGGACGACCTCACCGCCATCACCAACCCGCACCTGCGCAGCGACCTGGCGATCGCCGGGGTGCTGGGCGAGGCCGGGGCGCGCAGCGCCTGGTGGAACGTGCGCGTGAATGTCGCGCTGCTCGAGGACCGCGCCGAACGGGACGCGCTCATGCTCGAGGCCGACACGCTGCTCGGCAAGGCCTGGACGATCCGCGAGGTGATCGAGGGGGCGTGCCGCGCATGA
- the recA gene encoding recombinase RecA, with protein MAQVETKGDVRGQDKGGPAKGAERTQVELKPADGKPSETKSAEAKSAEARAGDPRPRVLSKAEQDAAKAAAEADKAKRKALDVTVSQIEKTFGKGSIMRMNDGTMQAIQGISTGALSLDLALGGKGVPRGRIVEIFGPESSGKTTLALTIAACCQREGGVAAVIDAEHALDPSWARRIGVDIDHLLVSQPDSGEQALEICELLVRSNAVDVIVVDSVAALVPRAELEGDMGDASVGLQARLMSQAMRKLTGVIARSNCLVIFINQIREKIGVMFGSPETTTGGRALKFYSSVRIDVRRTGAIKEGDVTVGSRTRARVVKNKVAPPFRDAEFDIMYTEGISAAGDLLDLAVATEVVQKSGAWFSYGEVRVGQGREASKAFLKDNPDLFKEIREKVLAIKLAQPATPGTPAPDDDTDPGEE; from the coding sequence ATGGCGCAGGTTGAGACCAAGGGCGACGTGCGGGGGCAGGACAAGGGCGGGCCGGCGAAGGGCGCCGAGCGGACGCAGGTGGAGTTGAAGCCCGCGGACGGCAAGCCGTCGGAGACCAAGTCGGCGGAGGCCAAGTCGGCGGAGGCCCGGGCGGGCGATCCGCGGCCGCGGGTGCTGAGCAAGGCGGAGCAGGACGCGGCGAAGGCGGCGGCCGAGGCTGACAAGGCCAAGCGCAAGGCCCTGGACGTGACGGTGTCGCAGATCGAGAAGACCTTCGGCAAGGGCTCGATCATGCGGATGAACGACGGCACGATGCAGGCCATCCAGGGCATCTCCACCGGCGCCCTGTCGCTCGACCTCGCGCTGGGGGGCAAGGGTGTGCCCCGCGGGCGCATCGTCGAGATCTTCGGCCCGGAATCCAGCGGCAAGACGACGCTCGCGCTCACGATCGCGGCGTGCTGCCAGCGCGAGGGCGGCGTCGCGGCGGTCATCGACGCCGAGCACGCCCTGGACCCCTCGTGGGCCCGGCGCATCGGCGTGGACATCGACCACCTGCTCGTCAGCCAGCCCGACAGCGGCGAGCAGGCCCTGGAGATCTGCGAGCTGCTGGTGCGCAGCAACGCGGTGGACGTGATCGTCGTCGACTCCGTCGCCGCCCTGGTGCCCCGGGCCGAGCTCGAGGGCGACATGGGCGACGCCTCGGTGGGGCTGCAGGCGCGGCTGATGAGCCAGGCGATGCGCAAGCTCACGGGCGTCATCGCGCGGAGCAACTGCCTGGTGATCTTCATCAACCAGATCCGCGAGAAGATCGGCGTGATGTTCGGCAGCCCGGAGACGACCACTGGCGGGCGGGCCCTGAAGTTCTACTCGAGCGTGCGGATCGACGTGCGCCGGACCGGCGCGATCAAGGAGGGCGACGTCACGGTGGGCAGCCGCACCCGGGCGCGCGTGGTGAAGAACAAGGTCGCCCCGCCGTTCCGCGATGCGGAGTTCGACATCATGTACACCGAGGGCATCTCCGCCGCGGGCGACCTGCTCGACCTGGCGGTCGCGACCGAGGTCGTGCAGAAGTCCGGGGCATGGTTCAGCTACGGCGAGGTGCGCGTGGGGCAGGGGCGCGAGGCGTCGAAGGCGTTCCTCAAGGACAACCCTGATCTCTTCAAGGAGATCCGCGAGAAGGTTCTTGCGATCAAGCTCGCCCAGCCCGCCACCCCCGGCACGCCCGCGCCCGACGACGACACGGACCCGGGCGAGGAATAA
- a CDS encoding M14 family metallopeptidase, with protein sequence MPTSARSRWPASLACLAAVLGALVSPAARAQPNSQLPDLRTVAEASDYRATARHAEVVALLDAIGAAHPNARRASMGASHEGRDLPLLIVSDEPVATAADARRQADERGKVVVFAIGNIHAGEVCGKEALPMLARELLAGEGASTNDILRHVIFVIAPIYNADGNERVSPDNRPGQNGPELGMGVRENAQGFDLNRDFIKLEAPETRALVRFLNAWDPHVFIDCHTTNGSLHRYTITYAGPKCLAGDEEVRAFSRDVMFPRIAGRYGAICAEPTFWYGSFGENVFGNPTEPPPAAAARADVQTWGTFPAEARFGTTYVGLRGRLSILSEAYSYAPYKDRVLRTRDFVRAALGWAAADREAIRAITREADERARSREPATIAIRSRLVPCPGEVTVLGFEKTSPADRASPGAPQDHRAILMDCFEPTATVTRPRAYVVPRDERLAHVVEVLRLHGVRVDDADADAERDGETYVVDSLASASRLFQGHALVRVEATPRRERVAIRKGDFIVPMDQPLANLAAYLLEPSCEDGLTTWNFFDAFLKPGETFPVRRVME encoded by the coding sequence GTGCCGACTTCTGCTCGCTCCCGGTGGCCTGCGTCGCTCGCGTGCCTCGCGGCGGTGCTGGGCGCGCTCGTTTCGCCCGCGGCGCGCGCGCAGCCGAACTCGCAATTGCCGGATCTCCGCACGGTCGCCGAGGCGTCGGACTATCGCGCGACCGCGCGCCACGCCGAGGTCGTTGCGCTCCTCGACGCCATCGGCGCGGCCCACCCCAACGCCCGGCGTGCTTCGATGGGCGCCAGCCACGAGGGACGCGACCTGCCGCTGCTCATCGTGTCCGACGAGCCGGTCGCGACCGCCGCAGACGCACGCCGCCAGGCCGACGAGCGCGGCAAGGTCGTCGTCTTCGCCATCGGCAACATCCACGCGGGCGAGGTCTGCGGCAAGGAAGCGCTGCCGATGCTCGCGCGCGAACTGCTCGCGGGCGAGGGCGCCTCGACGAACGACATCCTCCGTCATGTCATCTTCGTCATCGCGCCGATCTACAACGCCGACGGCAACGAGCGTGTGTCGCCCGACAACCGCCCGGGGCAGAACGGCCCGGAGCTGGGCATGGGCGTGCGCGAGAACGCGCAGGGCTTCGACCTCAACCGTGATTTCATCAAGCTCGAAGCCCCCGAGACCCGCGCGCTCGTGCGGTTCTTGAACGCGTGGGACCCGCACGTGTTCATCGACTGTCACACGACCAACGGCTCGCTGCACCGCTACACCATCACGTACGCCGGGCCCAAGTGCCTCGCGGGCGACGAGGAGGTCCGCGCGTTCTCGCGTGATGTCATGTTCCCGCGCATCGCCGGGCGGTACGGCGCGATCTGCGCCGAGCCGACGTTCTGGTACGGGTCGTTCGGCGAGAACGTCTTCGGCAACCCGACCGAGCCGCCCCCCGCCGCCGCGGCGCGGGCGGACGTGCAGACCTGGGGCACGTTCCCCGCCGAGGCGCGTTTCGGCACGACGTACGTGGGCCTTCGGGGGCGACTGAGCATCCTGAGCGAGGCGTACTCGTACGCGCCGTACAAGGATCGCGTGCTGCGGACGCGCGACTTCGTGCGGGCCGCCCTCGGCTGGGCCGCCGCCGATCGAGAGGCGATCCGCGCGATCACCCGCGAGGCCGACGAGCGCGCCCGTTCGCGCGAGCCGGCGACGATCGCGATCCGCTCGCGCCTCGTGCCCTGCCCGGGCGAGGTGACGGTGCTGGGCTTTGAGAAGACCTCGCCGGCCGATCGCGCCTCGCCGGGCGCGCCCCAGGACCACCGCGCGATCCTCATGGACTGCTTCGAGCCCACGGCCACCGTCACGCGCCCGCGCGCGTACGTCGTCCCGCGCGACGAGCGCCTCGCGCACGTCGTCGAGGTCTTGCGTCTGCACGGCGTGCGCGTGGACGACGCCGACGCCGACGCCGAGCGCGACGGCGAGACGTACGTCGTCGACTCGCTCGCGTCCGCAAGCCGCCTGTTCCAGGGGCACGCGCTCGTGCGCGTCGAAGCCACGCCCCGGCGCGAACGCGTCGCCATCCGCAAGGGCGATTTCATCGTGCCGATGGACCAGCCCCTCGCGAACTTGGCGGCGTACCTGCTCGAGCCCTCGTGCGAGGACGGCCTCACGACGTGGAACTTCTTCGACGCGTTCCTCAAGCCCGGGGAGACGTTCCCGGTCCGCCGCGTGATGGAGTAG